One region of Podospora bellae-mahoneyi strain CBS 112042 chromosome 1 map unlocalized CBS112042p_1.2, whole genome shotgun sequence genomic DNA includes:
- a CDS encoding uncharacterized protein (EggNog:ENOG503P75Y; COG:S): MRMRMMPTAKKKLGAIGLFGRTGGDSSPRAGAVGLPATSAPASALSGKNHPLSNGHATNNAQQQQQPLPQLQPPHEILATGRQLDKHDTPGTATAASRSVPVFKGLSGRYSSVAPSTHHHGQPPPTSMSRSLPAQHFHPMQRTRTTASDTAACEPPRGQNAWEDSTVASMFNDTESRAASDRTHTRQATNARPFSSTEAASGFPPPVGTYQRQHQALPPPPAPAQTSRRELQHHQPHQHQQQHGSANEKLPFIIADNGMLTVVAAPHHQSAVPVTSSTAANIPSGSDKTDDAYHDDRSIYETPTKNSALRRTRLPYRDTRGFKNATYSPSGSQYSPRRAGSVSMSPERAVEAGEHLEQVRLEERRKRDRERQRERERELERQREREVEQERELQHKRSTIFENLTPLEFDDDHNFNDTRAGVLATTSGVDPEELTEALQNTPRVATRKLPPPVLPLPLAVKKDLVATAAIAAPLGRTNSSNRRIVKEPLKPATKSLKRRQSLDYNDAELHRMSYSDLRNEAFDFDPQAAAVIEQQTAMKQQQPPPHPGGSIEQRMEYYKNQGSIDQHQFFARISVDEWDEAGDWFLEQLGAVVQKFRKARRDKRQLITQFEDEISAREEAVRGKVEGIGRTLEDLKHEGQTMMQGKDADLEF, encoded by the coding sequence ATGCGAATGAGGATGATGCCTACGGCAAAAAAGAAGCTCGGGGCAATCGGTCTTTTTGGGAGAACGGGGGGAGATAGTAGTCCTAGGGCAGGAGCTGTGGGCCTGCCAGCAACATCCGCACCTGCCAGTGCTTTGTCTGGGAAAAACCATCCGCTGAGCAACGGCCACGCTACGAACAAtgctcagcaacaacaacaaccacttcCACAGTTGCAACCCCCCCATGAAATCCTCGCGACAGGTCGGCAACTAGACAAACACGACACGCCTGGAACTGCAACGGCAGCTTCCCGCTCAGTACCGGTGTTCAAGGGTTTGAGTGGTCGTTACTCCTCCGTCGCGccctccacccaccaccacggccagcCGCCACCGACATCAATGAGTAGGAGCCTCCCTGCACAACACTTTCATCCGATGCAGCGGACCCGGACTACGGCCTCGGACACGGCCGCTTGTGAGCCCCCACGTGGACAGAACGCCTGGGAAGACTCGACTGTAGCCTCCATGTTCAACGACACCGAGAGCAGGGCTGCTTCTGACAGAACTCACACGCGTCAGGCCACCAATGCTCGCCCGTTCAGCAGCACTGAAGCTGCCAGCGGATTCCCACCTCCTGTGGGTACATATCaacgccaacaccaagcactcccaccaccaccggcacctgCCCAGACCAGCCGGAGGGAActtcagcatcaccaaccccatcagcatcaacagcaacatgggTCCGCCAATGAGAAACTGCCATTTATTATTGCCGACAATGGCATGCTTACGGTAGTTGCTgcaccccatcaccaaagcGCCGTTCCTGTAACCAGCAGTACAGCGGCCAATATCCCGTCTGGCAGTGACAAGACTGATGATGCATATCACGATGACCGGTCTATCTATGAGACCCCCACTAAGAACAGTGCACTAAGACGCACCCGTCTCCCTTACCGCGACACCCGTGGTTTCAAGAACGCCACCTACTCGCCCAGTGGAAGTCAGTACTCTCCCAGGCGTGCTGGGAGCGTTTCCATGTCTCCAGAGAGAGCAGTTGAGGCGGGTGAGCATCTCGAGCAGGTCCGTCTcgaggagagaaggaaacGAGATCGTGAAAGGCAACGTGAGCGCGAGCGCGAGCTAGAGCGccagagagaaagagaggttGAGCAGGAGCGTGAGCTGCAGCATAAGCGATCAACCATCTTTGAGAACCTGACGCCTCTCGAGTTTGACGACGACCACAATTTCAACGACACCCGTGCCGGGGTTCTCGCTACCACCAGCGGCGTTGACCCGGAGGAGCTAACGGAGGCCCTCCAAAACACGCCGCGTGTCGCCACCCGGAAACTGCCTCCCCCtgtcctccctcttcctcttgcaGTCAAGAAAGACCTGGTAGCTACCGCCGCGATTGCTGCTCCGTTAGGTCGCACCAACAGCTCCAACCGTCGCATTGTCAAAGAGCCCCTGAAGCCGGCAACGAAATCTCTCAAGCGCCGACAGAGCCTGGATTACAACGACGCTGAGCTACACAGGATGAGCTATTCTGATCTGCGAAACGAGGCCTTCGACTTTGACCCGCAGGCGGCAGCTGTCATTGAACAGCAAACAGCCAtgaagcagcaacagcctccGCCGCATCCTGGTGGCAGCATAGAGCAGAGAATGGAGTACTACAAGAACCAGGGAAGCATAGACCAGCACCAATTTTTCGCGCGCATCTCTGTTGATGAGTGGGACGAGGCAGGCGACTGGTTTCTGGAGCAACTCGGCGCAGTGGTGCAAAAGTTtaggaaggcgaggagggataAGAGGCAGCTTATCACCCAGTTCGAGGATGAGATATCTGCCAGAGAGGAGGCGGTCCGCGGGAAGGTTGAGGGAATTGGGCGGACCCTGGAGGACTTGAAACACGAGGGTCAGACCATGATGCAGGGTAAAGATGCCGACCTGGAGTTTTAA